One region of Limnothrix sp. FACHB-406 genomic DNA includes:
- a CDS encoding VWA domain-containing protein, which yields MISLKRDYILAIDASSSMGMTLPNGQTRWAAVAEAAFGLAQAVEKLDPDGIEVYTFASKIREFGNATAATVAEIFSQNEPFGSTNLAGLLNTVLLKKWQAEVPLTLLVITDGQPDDKAAAAQAIVAATKKMSVDEQLGISFVQVGNDPSATNFLKFLDDELMGLGAKFDVVDTFPASTFGDRPIEELLLAAIQD from the coding sequence ATGATTAGCCTCAAGCGTGATTACATTTTGGCGATTGACGCTTCCAGCTCCATGGGCATGACCCTTCCCAATGGGCAAACCCGCTGGGCTGCCGTTGCTGAAGCGGCTTTTGGGCTGGCCCAAGCGGTGGAAAAACTAGATCCAGATGGAATTGAAGTCTACACCTTTGCCAGCAAAATTCGTGAATTTGGCAATGCAACGGCGGCGACGGTGGCCGAAATTTTTAGCCAAAATGAACCCTTTGGCTCCACCAATTTGGCAGGGCTTTTGAATACAGTTTTGCTGAAAAAATGGCAAGCGGAAGTTCCCTTGACCCTATTGGTGATTACCGATGGTCAGCCCGATGACAAAGCCGCCGCGGCCCAAGCGATCGTCGCAGCCACCAAAAAGATGTCCGTTGATGAACAATTAGGCATTAGCTTTGTCCAAGTGGGGAACGATCCGAGCGCAACCAACTTCTTAAAGTTTTTGGATGATGAATTAATGGGGTTGGGAGCCAAATTCGATGTGGTTGATACGTTCCCTGCCAGTACCTTTGGCGATCGCCCGATCGAGGAATTGCTGCTGGCTGCGATTCAAGACTAA
- a CDS encoding inositol monophosphatase family protein has product MQDRQRVRGNGRASGNRWGSQEKYHTGPALQWLALRMPSSPANGHRIPWPVLTIGRSPAGRYPVCVLPVPRAIIVPASSVLALRCLILAMTAIDRTFWTDVLTFTADLAQRTGQQLLKDFAGDRATTEKDDGTLLTQSDTWADATLRQAITDRFPDHGLLSEEGNHDLPDRDWCWIIDPIDGTTNFSHGIPVWGISIGLLYRGWPVFGYLYYPPTQEACYGFWPGETGLDLEPGAFRNGRPIRTTSADPGPNQTFSFCTRSIERAPRPFCCKIRAIGSASYNLLTVATGSMVGAYELTPKAWDIAAVWPILQAAGATWISLEAYPPFPLTPGDSYGKRSNACLVVARADLGDFFRRAIGI; this is encoded by the coding sequence TTGCAAGATCGACAACGGGTGCGTGGCAATGGGCGTGCATCTGGGAACCGGTGGGGTTCTCAGGAAAAATACCACACCGGCCCGGCCCTCCAATGGCTGGCCCTCCGAATGCCCAGCTCGCCCGCCAATGGCCATCGCATTCCTTGGCCAGTGTTGACCATTGGACGATCGCCCGCCGGTCGCTATCCTGTCTGTGTGCTGCCTGTGCCCCGAGCAATTATCGTTCCTGCGTCTTCTGTCCTTGCCCTCCGCTGCCTAATTCTTGCCATGACCGCCATCGATCGCACCTTTTGGACTGATGTTTTAACCTTCACCGCCGACCTGGCCCAGCGCACGGGTCAGCAACTGCTGAAGGACTTTGCGGGCGATCGAGCCACCACCGAAAAAGACGACGGAACCTTGCTGACCCAATCGGACACCTGGGCCGATGCCACCCTGCGCCAGGCGATCACCGATCGATTTCCCGATCACGGCTTGCTCAGCGAAGAGGGCAACCATGATTTGCCCGATCGGGATTGGTGTTGGATCATTGACCCGATCGATGGAACCACCAATTTCAGCCACGGCATCCCTGTTTGGGGCATTTCGATCGGGCTGCTCTATCGCGGCTGGCCCGTCTTTGGCTATTTGTACTATCCCCCCACCCAAGAAGCTTGTTATGGCTTTTGGCCCGGTGAAACGGGATTGGATCTCGAACCAGGAGCCTTTCGCAACGGCCGCCCGATCCGAACCACCAGCGCCGACCCGGGCCCCAACCAAACCTTCAGTTTTTGCACCCGCAGCATTGAGCGGGCCCCACGCCCCTTCTGTTGCAAAATCCGGGCGATCGGGTCGGCTAGCTACAACTTGCTCACCGTCGCCACCGGTAGCATGGTGGGAGCCTACGAGCTAACGCCCAAAGCCTGGGATATTGCCGCCGTTTGGCCCATCCTGCAAGCGGCCGGAGCCACCTGGATTTCCCTAGAAGCCTATCCACCCTTTCCGCTCACCCCTGGCGACAGTTATGGCAAACGTTCTAATGCCTGTCTGGTGGTGGCTCGGGCTGATTTGGGCGATTTTTTCCGCCGGGCGATCGGGATTTAG
- a CDS encoding YccF domain-containing protein, giving the protein MSLLGNIIWLIFGGLISGLGYIIGGLSMCLTIVGIPFGLQQVKVGLATMTPFGKEVVAVENADSPLRVILNVIWVFFFGWAIALSHLIHGVILAITIIGLPFAKQHFKLLVMALLPFGRELKEVGR; this is encoded by the coding sequence ATGAGCTTATTAGGTAACATCATTTGGCTGATTTTCGGTGGACTCATCAGTGGGCTGGGCTACATCATCGGCGGTCTCAGCATGTGTTTGACGATCGTGGGAATTCCCTTTGGTCTTCAACAGGTTAAGGTTGGTTTGGCAACCATGACACCCTTCGGTAAAGAAGTGGTGGCGGTGGAAAATGCCGATAGCCCTTTGCGGGTGATTTTGAATGTGATTTGGGTGTTTTTCTTTGGTTGGGCGATCGCCCTTTCACATCTGATCCATGGCGTGATTTTGGCGATCACAATCATTGGTTTGCCCTTTGCTAAACAACATTTCAAGCTGTTGGTGATGGCGCTGTTGCCCTTTGGCCGAGAACTCAAGGAAGTGGGGCGTTAA
- a CDS encoding Mini-ribonuclease 3, giving the protein MRSPLPLSSSIPAAEIQRLSPAALAYLGDSVYELYIRCYYLLPQSRTRTYHDRVVAQVRAETQARHLEALLPHLTEAEREIVRRGRNATDKRPKRLAGGIYQAATAFETLVGYLYLTQPSRLTELLARLDLSPSVSSHATLDRNSSS; this is encoded by the coding sequence TTGCGATCGCCCCTCCCCCTCAGTTCGTCAATTCCCGCAGCCGAAATTCAACGTCTGTCGCCGGCTGCCTTGGCCTATTTAGGCGACTCCGTTTACGAACTTTACATCCGCTGCTATTACCTCTTGCCGCAATCACGCACCCGCACCTATCACGATCGCGTGGTTGCCCAAGTTCGCGCTGAAACCCAAGCCCGCCATCTAGAGGCGCTGCTGCCCCACCTGACCGAGGCTGAACGTGAGATAGTTCGGCGCGGTCGCAATGCCACTGATAAGCGTCCAAAACGGCTCGCGGGTGGAATATACCAGGCCGCCACGGCCTTTGAAACCTTGGTGGGTTATCTCTACCTAACCCAGCCGTCCCGACTGACCGAGTTGTTGGCCCGGTTGGATTTGTCGCCGTCTGTTTCCTCTCATGCGACTTTAGATCGCAACTCTTCATCATGA
- the rlmB gene encoding 23S rRNA (guanosine(2251)-2'-O)-methyltransferase RlmB: protein MTDFSYRKGRTGNSAGQAGQSSKFERPGKPVKGGQFQGKGRYQGSQGGEGSKGRYEGRRDRADDFGFSGEDRERRNYDGGERRDFGKDRDFGKEKKDYGGQRSGYGSQGRSGYGSQGRSGYGSQGSQGSQDRSQGSRGYGSGQRDGESRDFGGKSFGRKPFGGGQGGQSFERRGRDGDRPNRGGDRPFSPRGDWNREENRDSRGGEGSDFRGKKFGKGQGKFSRPFGDRPDRPDRPERNRDERRDGDYGSPRGDRGERIDRSDRGERGDRSPRFDRGGDRPAFSRRPEGGKFGGRRDGFREQHRDGQGRDFGGRDRAAHAFDGNTQNGNPTTGEAETNNDIIYGRHSVLAALESERTLHKLWIVPQLRYDSRFMGLLQTAKTNGTIIDEATYSQLARLTDGGNHQGVAAQAAAYDYLDLADVIEKAKAATDRAVLVAVDGVTDPHNLGAIARSAEALGAKGIIIPQRRAVGVTSTVVKVAAGAIEHLNIARVGNLVQALETLKAAGFWIHGLAAEGSEPIDKVDLTGPIVLVIGAEGDGLSLLVQKTCDVLMSIPMSGHTPSLNASVAAGMALYEMSRQRRHQSLDLRDS from the coding sequence ATGACTGATTTTTCGTATCGTAAGGGTCGTACCGGCAATTCAGCAGGCCAAGCCGGTCAATCCAGCAAGTTTGAGCGTCCGGGGAAACCGGTTAAGGGCGGACAGTTTCAGGGCAAGGGACGGTATCAAGGTTCCCAAGGGGGAGAAGGCTCGAAGGGGCGTTACGAGGGACGGCGCGATCGCGCGGATGATTTCGGGTTCTCCGGGGAAGACCGGGAACGCCGCAACTATGACGGGGGCGAGCGCCGGGATTTTGGCAAAGACCGGGACTTTGGCAAGGAAAAGAAGGACTACGGCGGCCAGCGATCGGGCTATGGCTCCCAAGGTCGATCGGGTTATGGTTCCCAGGGGCGATCGGGCTATGGCTCTCAGGGATCGCAGGGATCCCAGGATCGATCGCAAGGATCGCGGGGCTATGGCTCCGGCCAGCGTGATGGCGAGTCCCGGGACTTTGGCGGTAAATCCTTTGGCCGCAAGCCTTTTGGTGGCGGTCAGGGCGGCCAGTCCTTTGAGCGCCGTGGCCGGGATGGCGATCGCCCGAACCGTGGGGGCGATCGACCCTTTAGCCCTCGGGGCGATTGGAACCGGGAAGAGAACCGGGACTCGCGCGGTGGCGAGGGTTCAGACTTCCGGGGCAAGAAATTTGGCAAGGGTCAAGGCAAGTTCAGTCGGCCCTTTGGCGATCGACCCGATCGCCCTGACCGGCCGGAGCGGAACCGGGATGAGCGTCGGGATGGTGACTATGGCTCACCCCGGGGCGATCGGGGTGAACGGATCGATCGCAGTGATCGCGGTGAACGGGGGGATCGGTCTCCTCGGTTCGATCGCGGGGGCGATCGCCCGGCCTTCAGTCGCCGTCCCGAAGGGGGCAAGTTTGGCGGCCGCCGGGATGGGTTCCGCGAGCAACACCGGGACGGCCAAGGCCGGGACTTCGGCGGGCGCGATCGCGCTGCCCATGCCTTTGATGGCAATACCCAAAATGGCAACCCAACCACGGGCGAAGCCGAAACCAACAATGACATCATCTACGGCCGTCATTCGGTGTTGGCAGCCCTAGAGAGCGAGCGCACCCTGCACAAACTCTGGATCGTGCCCCAGTTGCGCTACGATTCCCGGTTCATGGGGCTGCTGCAAACGGCTAAGACCAACGGCACAATCATCGATGAAGCCACCTATAGCCAACTGGCGCGGCTGACGGATGGGGGCAATCACCAAGGTGTGGCAGCCCAGGCGGCGGCCTACGATTACTTGGACTTGGCGGATGTGATTGAAAAGGCCAAGGCGGCCACCGATCGCGCCGTGTTGGTAGCAGTCGATGGGGTGACGGATCCGCACAATTTGGGTGCGATCGCCCGCAGTGCCGAAGCCTTGGGCGCAAAGGGTATCATCATTCCCCAACGGCGGGCCGTGGGCGTAACTTCCACGGTGGTGAAGGTGGCGGCCGGCGCGATCGAACACTTGAATATCGCGCGGGTGGGCAACTTGGTTCAAGCCCTGGAAACCCTGAAGGCCGCTGGCTTCTGGATCCATGGCTTGGCCGCTGAAGGCAGCGAACCGATCGACAAGGTAGACCTCACGGGCCCGATCGTGCTGGTGATTGGCGCAGAGGGCGATGGCCTGAGCCTGTTGGTGCAAAAAACCTGCGATGTGTTGATGTCCATTCCCATGAGCGGCCACACGCCCAGCCTGAATGCTTCGGTGGCGGCGGGCATGGCGCTCTATGAAATGAGCCGTCAGCGTCGTCATCAGTCCTTGGACTTGCGGGACTCCTAG
- a CDS encoding STAS domain-containing protein, with protein sequence MPEQLTLTVSLRGTREVKGDCQLFRLTGLLDAFSEPTFRKKLGQYVEDGPPHVVLDLAHIDFVDSSGLGALVQLAKKAQSAGGSFQIVTNPRVTQTVKLVRLESFLSLQDSVEVAIKRVSESNQG encoded by the coding sequence ATTCCCGAGCAACTTACCCTAACCGTCAGCTTACGAGGCACGCGCGAAGTTAAGGGAGATTGTCAACTGTTCCGCCTCACAGGGCTGCTCGATGCATTTTCGGAACCCACGTTCCGTAAAAAGCTGGGGCAGTATGTTGAAGACGGCCCGCCCCATGTGGTGCTGGATCTAGCGCATATCGATTTTGTAGATAGTTCTGGGCTAGGCGCTCTGGTGCAACTGGCGAAAAAGGCCCAGAGTGCAGGTGGTAGTTTCCAGATTGTGACGAATCCCCGCGTCACCCAGACCGTTAAACTCGTGCGTCTCGAAAGCTTCCTATCGCTCCAGGATTCGGTTGAAGTGGCGATTAAGCGCGTTTCTGAATCGAATCAAGGCTAA
- a CDS encoding glycosyltransferase — protein sequence MTEPTIAIVAGLLPVGCDRVAAALEELGWRPVSVEPWHQAVLRAQGFQESGWVTRQPEPVSALWIDRLGQLCRRWPTGPVVVADALATLFLSDWQTQFPTARFVLVSCAPWVGVSALFRAAGDRALEDPEWALRVWQTYHEALLVALEQLGNRAILVDLAAGAVEWGPETLILPDWEAIADERQALFQHFYPTATALYQQLNARALAPHPQLPIDPSAPTDALTWLQDWALAEQTRDRQGQFRQLQQQLAQLQPALAQSQFQLEQTRADLSRYQARVLTAEQGAIEGRLQVDQYQALIGTYDSRLQCTEDLLQAANQDLESLRDQIADLHEELELAELEVKHGRQAIARANELRDHAKAQIAAAQDQFRELRSRLEETRRLLDIIRSSKFWALRNFWIKLKYKLRPPAADHFDPELFARTLVALSQIPPELAIAPDPAAQQSAIYEAIKRELPSLDLRKPHALLRLFDAAYYLETQPDVANCLPNATYSQAFTHFVANGATEGRDPSPLFKTRYYLETYPQVKARLAAKDFNSAIEHFLEVGMAEGLNPNPNFDSEFYLQTYGDAALAVELGQYRSAFEHFLLVGVREGRLAAPVKVQTADDRPIGMFAFISGCGGAPYRYRCLHQAEALRYLGYSVEVYDIAQYPYRELLDQYRVVVMHRPTFHPNLESAIEEGRKQGVRFVFETDDLVFDPDLLYQLEDANSGEEELRQVYKEMMHQYQRAIARVDGVSTSTANLKRSIEQRFPGTPVALLPNRASAEMERQAAETLAARTDERDRSVVRLGYLSGTKTHQRDFAECEAALQVIATRYPQARLLVVGHLELSADFAATWGDRLERLPILPWEKLPEVYARLDINLAPLERDREFTAGKSELKYFEAALLAVPTVASHWGTYAEAIQPGVTGFLCGDSEDWIATLGQLIEDRDLRDRLGQAANQAARQRYLTRAALGETWAGWHHLLARSIPEPIALTVAVVVSLAASDSVEVDRIAALARALDAQGHEVRLVVQPFGASSSGQVHQACRAWETQLQGSGVQVLEGQTGLPALDVALATDWRSACAVADWATVRLRVRLVQNWEVDCEAPGTLERETALGSCGLPLRPIALGQALADRWETARALRVPPLWLEGGLTADFLPATPNWVRHSGPARSILWLDDRAADADQRSAIIAGLSLLTTQQPDLQIRRYGSHAPEPLPFACEELGWPDQATLAAALQTAQLHLAPSAANSALPTLQAIGCGCAALLVGEDLPLHPTLSAGIHYGTVLPVAESIAQTLLQLTTDAVSRVNLAQTGRATVETLGIDRTANELEQLLRRLLFLE from the coding sequence ATGACTGAGCCGACTATTGCGATCGTTGCTGGACTGTTGCCGGTGGGATGCGATCGGGTGGCGGCGGCCCTCGAAGAGTTGGGCTGGCGACCGGTTTCCGTGGAACCCTGGCATCAGGCCGTATTGCGGGCCCAAGGTTTCCAAGAGTCCGGTTGGGTGACGCGGCAACCGGAGCCGGTTTCGGCCCTTTGGATCGATCGCTTGGGGCAGCTTTGTCGCCGCTGGCCCACGGGCCCGGTGGTGGTGGCGGACGCTTTGGCCACCTTGTTTTTGAGTGATTGGCAAACCCAGTTCCCCACCGCTCGGTTTGTGTTGGTGTCCTGTGCCCCTTGGGTGGGCGTTTCGGCCCTGTTTCGGGCGGCGGGCGATCGGGCCCTCGAAGATCCAGAATGGGCCCTGCGGGTTTGGCAAACCTACCACGAGGCGCTGTTGGTGGCCCTTGAGCAATTGGGCAATCGCGCCATTTTGGTGGACTTGGCGGCCGGGGCGGTGGAATGGGGGCCCGAAACCCTAATTTTGCCCGACTGGGAGGCGATCGCCGATGAACGCCAAGCCCTTTTCCAGCATTTTTATCCCACGGCCACCGCCCTTTATCAGCAGCTCAACGCCCGGGCCTTGGCTCCACACCCGCAATTGCCGATCGACCCCAGCGCGCCCACCGATGCCCTCACCTGGTTGCAGGATTGGGCCTTGGCTGAACAGACCCGCGATCGCCAAGGGCAGTTTCGGCAACTGCAACAACAACTGGCCCAACTGCAACCGGCCTTGGCCCAAAGCCAATTTCAACTGGAGCAAACCCGCGCGGATCTCAGTCGCTATCAGGCCCGCGTCCTGACCGCCGAACAGGGGGCGATCGAGGGGCGATTGCAAGTGGATCAGTACCAAGCCCTGATTGGAACCTATGACAGCCGGCTGCAATGCACAGAAGACCTGCTGCAAGCGGCTAATCAAGACCTAGAAAGCCTGCGGGATCAAATCGCCGACCTCCACGAGGAATTGGAACTGGCGGAGTTGGAAGTGAAGCACGGTCGCCAGGCGATCGCCCGGGCCAACGAACTGCGGGATCACGCCAAGGCCCAAATCGCCGCCGCCCAAGATCAGTTTCGGGAGTTGCGATCGCGCCTTGAGGAAACCCGTCGCCTGTTAGACATCATTCGCAGTAGCAAGTTTTGGGCCCTGCGGAATTTTTGGATCAAGCTGAAATACAAACTGCGGCCGCCAGCGGCCGATCACTTTGATCCGGAGCTGTTTGCGCGCACGCTGGTGGCTCTGTCGCAAATTCCCCCGGAACTGGCGATCGCCCCCGATCCGGCGGCCCAACAGTCTGCGATCTATGAGGCCATTAAGCGAGAGCTGCCCAGCCTGGACTTGCGCAAGCCCCACGCTCTCCTGCGGCTGTTTGATGCGGCCTACTATCTGGAAACTCAGCCGGATGTGGCCAACTGTCTGCCCAATGCCACCTATAGCCAGGCCTTTACCCACTTTGTGGCCAACGGGGCAACGGAAGGGCGCGACCCCAGCCCCCTCTTCAAAACCCGCTACTACCTGGAAACCTACCCCCAGGTGAAAGCGCGATTGGCGGCCAAGGACTTCAACAGCGCGATCGAACATTTTCTTGAAGTGGGAATGGCGGAGGGGCTGAATCCCAATCCCAACTTTGACAGCGAATTTTATTTGCAAACCTATGGCGACGCGGCCTTGGCGGTGGAACTGGGGCAATATCGCAGTGCCTTTGAGCATTTCCTGTTGGTGGGGGTGCGCGAAGGGCGTTTAGCAGCTCCAGTGAAGGTGCAAACGGCGGACGATCGCCCGATCGGGATGTTTGCCTTCATCAGCGGCTGCGGCGGTGCGCCCTACCGCTACCGTTGCCTGCACCAGGCGGAAGCCCTGCGCTATTTGGGCTACAGCGTTGAGGTCTACGACATTGCCCAATATCCTTACCGGGAATTGTTGGATCAATACCGAGTGGTGGTGATGCACCGGCCCACCTTCCATCCCAACCTGGAGTCCGCGATCGAGGAAGGGCGAAAACAGGGCGTGCGGTTTGTGTTTGAAACCGATGATTTGGTCTTTGATCCGGATCTGCTCTATCAGTTGGAAGATGCCAACAGCGGCGAAGAAGAACTGCGGCAGGTTTACAAGGAGATGATGCACCAATACCAACGGGCGATCGCCCGGGTGGATGGGGTCAGCACCAGCACTGCCAACTTGAAACGGTCGATCGAGCAGCGATTCCCCGGCACTCCCGTGGCGCTACTGCCCAACCGAGCCAGCGCCGAAATGGAACGGCAAGCGGCCGAAACCCTGGCGGCCAGAACCGATGAGCGCGATCGCTCCGTGGTGCGCCTGGGCTATCTCAGCGGCACCAAAACCCACCAGCGGGACTTTGCGGAATGTGAAGCCGCCTTGCAGGTCATCGCCACCCGCTATCCCCAAGCGCGACTGTTGGTGGTGGGGCATTTGGAACTATCGGCGGACTTCGCGGCAACCTGGGGCGATCGACTGGAGCGGTTGCCGATTTTGCCCTGGGAAAAACTGCCGGAAGTGTATGCCCGTTTGGATATCAACTTGGCTCCCCTAGAGCGCGATCGGGAATTCACCGCCGGTAAGAGCGAGCTGAAATATTTTGAGGCGGCCCTGTTGGCCGTGCCCACGGTGGCCTCCCATTGGGGAACCTATGCGGAAGCCATTCAACCGGGAGTTACGGGGTTCCTGTGTGGTGATTCGGAAGACTGGATCGCCACCTTGGGCCAGTTGATTGAGGATCGGGATTTGCGCGATCGCCTGGGGCAAGCGGCCAACCAAGCGGCCCGCCAGCGCTACCTCACCCGCGCCGCCTTGGGAGAAACCTGGGCCGGCTGGCATCACCTGTTAGCCCGATCGATCCCGGAACCCATTGCGCTGACCGTGGCCGTGGTGGTCTCTCTCGCAGCCAGCGACAGCGTGGAGGTCGATCGAATCGCCGCCCTGGCCCGGGCCCTGGATGCCCAAGGCCATGAGGTGCGGCTCGTGGTGCAACCCTTCGGAGCCAGTAGCAGCGGCCAAGTCCATCAGGCCTGTCGTGCTTGGGAAACCCAGTTGCAAGGCAGCGGTGTGCAGGTGTTGGAAGGCCAAACGGGGCTGCCGGCCTTGGATGTGGCCCTGGCCACCGATTGGCGATCGGCCTGTGCGGTGGCCGATTGGGCCACCGTGCGGCTGCGGGTGCGTTTGGTTCAAAACTGGGAAGTGGATTGCGAAGCCCCGGGCACTCTTGAGCGCGAAACGGCCCTCGGTTCCTGTGGGTTGCCGTTGCGGCCGATCGCCCTCGGCCAGGCCCTCGCCGATCGCTGGGAAACGGCCCGGGCCCTGCGAGTGCCGCCCCTGTGGTTAGAAGGCGGATTAACGGCAGACTTTTTGCCCGCCACGCCCAATTGGGTACGCCACAGCGGCCCCGCCCGATCGATCCTTTGGTTAGACGATCGCGCCGCCGATGCCGACCAGCGATCGGCCATCATTGCCGGGTTAAGCCTCCTGACCACCCAGCAACCGGATCTCCAAATTCGCCGCTACGGTTCCCACGCGCCGGAGCCACTGCCCTTTGCTTGCGAGGAACTGGGCTGGCCCGATCAGGCCACCTTGGCCGCCGCGTTGCAAACGGCCCAACTGCACTTGGCCCCCTCCGCCGCCAACAGCGCCCTCCCCACCCTGCAAGCGATCGGCTGCGGTTGTGCGGCCCTGCTGGTGGGCGAAGATTTGCCCCTGCATCCCACCCTGTCCGCCGGGATTCACTACGGCACGGTGCTGCCCGTGGCCGAGTCGATCGCTCAAACCCTGCTGCAACTGACCACCGACGCAGTGTCGCGGGTGAACCTAGCCCAAACGGGACGAGCCACCGTGGAAACCCTCGGGATCGATCGCACGGCCAACGAACTGGAACAACTGCTGCGTCGTCTGCTGTTTTTAGAGTAG
- a CDS encoding S-layer homology domain-containing protein, whose translation MSQLPDGPLPEDRSRSARETNDEWIAVLVALLIFGGLFWWFASRQSIPVGWQGLLRSRPVAPEAPKGTGKEPTRAIAPKPQPDAPAKAPAASPTAPPVASQTLAPAAPAPIPAAPAQPIAPAPSVAPALAPAASEPVAAPFKDVDGQHWAYPFIEKLRKDKIIAGFEDGSFKPDQPVTRAELAAILRDAWAGPTVRSPLPFPDLAADHWAKSAVDRTVVLGLMRGYPNGQFAPDQPISRLELYITLASGLNLPLPEPPDRQRQLERYGDGLALARWAQPKVAAASQSNLVTYYPLRDRLDAQRPATRADVTVALYQALVWQKRQAPIASPYLSPQP comes from the coding sequence GTGTCTCAATTGCCGGATGGGCCCTTGCCCGAGGATCGATCGCGATCGGCCCGCGAGACTAATGACGAATGGATTGCGGTCTTAGTGGCCCTGCTAATCTTTGGGGGATTGTTCTGGTGGTTTGCCAGTCGCCAATCGATCCCAGTGGGTTGGCAGGGCTTGCTGCGATCGCGCCCCGTTGCCCCTGAAGCGCCTAAGGGCACAGGCAAAGAACCCACGAGGGCGATCGCCCCGAAGCCCCAACCCGACGCGCCCGCCAAGGCCCCAGCAGCCTCCCCCACGGCTCCCCCGGTGGCTAGCCAAACCCTGGCTCCTGCGGCTCCTGCGCCCATCCCCGCCGCCCCAGCCCAGCCGATCGCCCCTGCGCCGTCTGTTGCCCCAGCCCTTGCGCCAGCCGCCTCGGAGCCAGTGGCCGCGCCCTTTAAGGATGTGGACGGGCAACATTGGGCCTATCCCTTCATTGAAAAACTGCGGAAAGACAAAATTATTGCTGGGTTTGAGGATGGTTCCTTCAAGCCCGATCAACCGGTGACCCGGGCCGAACTGGCAGCCATTTTGCGAGATGCCTGGGCGGGGCCCACGGTGCGATCTCCTCTGCCCTTCCCGGATTTGGCTGCCGACCATTGGGCAAAATCCGCTGTCGATCGAACCGTTGTGTTAGGGCTGATGCGCGGTTATCCCAATGGACAATTCGCCCCCGACCAACCCATTTCTCGCCTTGAACTCTATATCACCCTCGCCTCTGGGCTGAATTTGCCGCTGCCGGAACCGCCCGATCGCCAACGGCAACTGGAGCGTTACGGCGACGGCTTGGCCCTGGCCCGCTGGGCCCAGCCCAAGGTGGCCGCCGCCAGCCAAAGCAACCTGGTCACTTACTATCCCTTGCGCGATCGCCTGGATGCCCAGCGGCCAGCAACCCGCGCGGATGTGACCGTGGCGCTCTATCAAGCCCTGGTTTGGCAAAAACGCCAAGCCCCGATCGCCTCGCCCTATCTGTCGCCCCAACCCTAG
- a CDS encoding maltose acetyltransferase domain-containing protein, whose translation MANFAEEHSEKSKMIAGQLYLASDSQLIQERARARQLCRRYNATTEEEPNLRFSILRDLLGTAPPEIYIEPNFKCDYGYNIHLGNHFYANFDLIILDVCEVRIGDYCLRADL comes from the coding sequence ATGGCTAATTTTGCCGAAGAACATAGCGAAAAAAGCAAAATGATCGCAGGGCAACTATACCTAGCCTCCGATTCCCAACTCATCCAAGAACGGGCCCGGGCCCGCCAACTTTGCCGTCGCTATAATGCCACCACCGAGGAAGAACCCAACCTAAGGTTCAGCATTTTGCGCGATCTTTTAGGCACAGCGCCACCGGAAATTTATATTGAACCGAATTTTAAATGTGACTACGGCTATAACATCCATTTGGGCAATCATTTCTATGCCAATTTTGATCTCATCATTCTGGATGTTTGTGAAGTGCGAATTGGCGATTATTGCCTAAGAGCTGATTTATAA